The following proteins come from a genomic window of Natrinema saccharevitans:
- a CDS encoding NADP-dependent malic enzyme: MGLDEDALEYHRTDPPGKIEISTTKPTNTQRDLSLAYSPGVAAPCLEIDDDETDAYQYTAKGNLVGVVSNGSAVLGLGDIGAQASKPVMEGKGVLFKRFADIDVFDIELDDSDPDKLVEAIKMMEPTFGGINLEDIKAPGCFTVEERLREEIDIPVFHDDQHGTAIISGAALLNAADIAGKSLEELEVVFSGAGASAIATARFYVSLGVRKENITMCDSSGIITEERAAAGEVNEYKQQFARDVPEGGLADAMEGADVFVGLSIGGIVSQEMIQSMASDPIVFAMANPDPEIGYEEAKAARDDTVIMATGRSDYPNQVNNVLGFPFIFRGALDVRATEINEEMKVACAEALAELARQDVPDAVVKAYGDEPIQYGPDYIIPKPVDPRVLFRVAPAIAEAAMESGAARTELDLDEYEEQLEARLGKSREMMRVVLNKAKSDPKTVALAEGENEKMIRAAYQIQEQGIALPVLIGDEDEIKQTSANLGLDFDPTVADPSVGDYEEYADRLHELRARKGITRSEAGELIERDSNYFGSVMVEQGDADALLTGLSHHYPSALRPPLQVIGTDDDVDYAAGVYMLTFKNRVIFVADATVNQDPNEEVLAEVTKQTGKLARRFNIEPRAALLSYSNFGSVDNEGTRKPRKAAKLLQDDPEVDFTVDGEMQADTAVVEDILEGTYGFSELEEPANVLVFPNLESGNIGYKLLQRLGGADAIGPMLVGMDEPVHVLQRGDEVKDIVNLAGVAVVDAQQE, translated from the coding sequence ATGGGATTAGACGAGGACGCACTCGAGTACCATCGGACCGATCCGCCGGGCAAGATCGAGATTTCGACGACGAAACCGACGAACACCCAACGCGACCTCTCGCTGGCGTACTCGCCGGGGGTCGCCGCGCCGTGTCTCGAGATCGACGACGACGAGACCGACGCCTACCAGTACACGGCCAAGGGCAACCTCGTCGGCGTCGTCTCGAACGGCTCGGCCGTTCTCGGGCTGGGCGACATCGGCGCACAGGCTTCCAAGCCCGTCATGGAGGGCAAGGGCGTGCTGTTCAAGCGCTTCGCCGACATCGACGTCTTCGACATCGAACTCGACGACTCGGACCCCGACAAGCTCGTCGAGGCGATCAAGATGATGGAGCCGACCTTCGGCGGGATCAACCTAGAGGACATCAAAGCGCCCGGCTGTTTCACCGTCGAGGAACGGTTGCGCGAGGAGATCGACATCCCCGTCTTCCACGACGATCAGCACGGCACCGCGATCATCTCCGGGGCCGCGCTGCTCAACGCCGCCGACATCGCCGGCAAGAGCCTGGAGGAACTCGAGGTCGTCTTCTCGGGTGCGGGGGCGAGCGCCATCGCGACGGCGCGTTTCTACGTCTCGCTGGGCGTCCGGAAGGAGAATATCACGATGTGTGACTCCTCGGGGATCATCACCGAGGAACGCGCCGCGGCGGGCGAGGTCAACGAGTACAAACAGCAGTTCGCCCGCGACGTGCCCGAGGGCGGACTTGCGGACGCGATGGAGGGGGCCGACGTCTTCGTCGGGCTCTCGATCGGCGGCATCGTCTCCCAGGAGATGATCCAGTCGATGGCGTCGGACCCGATCGTCTTCGCGATGGCGAATCCGGATCCCGAGATCGGCTACGAGGAGGCCAAGGCGGCCCGCGACGACACCGTCATCATGGCCACCGGCCGCTCGGACTACCCGAACCAGGTCAACAACGTCCTCGGGTTCCCCTTCATCTTCCGCGGGGCCCTCGACGTGCGCGCGACCGAGATCAACGAGGAGATGAAAGTCGCCTGCGCCGAGGCGCTGGCCGAACTCGCCAGACAGGACGTCCCGGACGCGGTCGTCAAGGCCTACGGCGACGAGCCGATCCAGTACGGCCCCGACTACATCATCCCCAAGCCCGTCGACCCTCGCGTCCTCTTCCGCGTCGCGCCGGCGATCGCCGAGGCGGCGATGGAATCCGGTGCCGCACGCACCGAACTCGACCTCGACGAGTACGAGGAGCAACTCGAGGCTCGACTCGGCAAGTCTCGCGAGATGATGCGGGTCGTTCTCAACAAGGCCAAGAGCGATCCCAAGACGGTCGCCCTGGCGGAGGGCGAAAACGAGAAGATGATCCGGGCGGCCTACCAGATCCAGGAGCAGGGGATCGCCCTGCCGGTCCTGATCGGCGACGAAGACGAGATCAAGCAGACGTCGGCGAACCTCGGGCTGGACTTCGATCCGACCGTCGCCGATCCTTCCGTCGGCGACTACGAGGAGTACGCCGACCGACTCCACGAACTGCGGGCCCGCAAGGGGATCACGCGCAGCGAAGCCGGCGAACTCATCGAGCGCGACTCGAACTACTTCGGCAGCGTGATGGTCGAACAGGGCGACGCCGACGCCCTGCTGACGGGCCTCTCGCATCACTACCCCTCGGCGTTGCGGCCGCCGCTGCAGGTGATCGGCACCGACGACGACGTCGACTACGCCGCGGGCGTCTACATGCTGACGTTCAAGAACCGCGTGATCTTCGTCGCCGACGCGACGGTCAACCAGGACCCAAACGAGGAGGTCCTCGCGGAGGTCACCAAACAGACCGGCAAGCTGGCGCGGCGGTTCAACATCGAACCCCGCGCGGCCCTGCTGTCGTACTCGAACTTCGGCAGCGTCGACAACGAGGGGACCCGCAAACCGCGCAAGGCGGCGAAGCTGTTGCAGGACGACCCCGAGGTCGACTTCACGGTCGACGGCGAGATGCAGGCCGACACCGCCGTCGTCGAGGACATCCTCGAGGGCACCTACGGGTTCTCCGAACTCGAAGAGCCCGCGAACGTGCTGGTCTTCCCGAACCTCGAGTCGGGAAACATCGGCTACAAGCTGCTCCAGCGACTCGGCGGGGCCGACGCCATCGGCCCGATGCTGGTCGGGATGGACGAGCCGGTTCACGTCCTCCAGCGGGGCGACGAGGTCAAGGACATCGTGAACCTGGCTGGCGTGGCGGTCGTCGACGCCCAGCAGGAGTAG
- a CDS encoding outer membrane protein assembly factor BamB family protein produces MSERAADRRAADADRDGERAATARVTRRQLLGTAGTAGVVGLAGCADRQYRSPADCSAITAAANDADGYVPLPADEGTSMFRRGLRRYGYYPEETVPDAVRVDWSFPTNRIGHTAAKSTPRPTPDGETVLVASDTGRIDAVTPTGEERWHLETGASRSLGFHGTPAIVDGVAYLGGYDGDCYAIDIGSGDVIWRTTAREFGGAIAIGSSPAYVDGSLYLLTEHKHPASGTVWELDAATGTPTWSDDRLWGMPHPSPAIDCETGRLVTGSNDGVVYCWEFPSLEFAWSFQAGGEGGPDGKSMAGGRFNLGAQIKGTIPVYDGAAFVGSWDGRFYRLDLADGSEEWSFDTGDVVMSNPAIDPEAGVVYVGGDDHHVYALDTDSGEELWSANVGGHVIGSLTATAETILVGSYDTHLYALDRETGDRRWRVANRGHVTSGAIPRDGRIYYAERGVFSNYYSDEETTLEEPGRAYCLVADE; encoded by the coding sequence GTGAGCGAGCGCGCCGCGGATCGCCGAGCCGCCGACGCCGATCGCGACGGCGAGAGGGCCGCGACTGCGCGCGTCACCCGGCGGCAACTGCTCGGGACCGCCGGCACGGCTGGCGTCGTCGGACTGGCCGGCTGTGCCGACCGCCAGTACCGCTCGCCGGCGGACTGTTCGGCGATCACTGCCGCCGCGAACGACGCGGACGGCTACGTTCCCCTGCCGGCCGACGAGGGCACCTCGATGTTCCGGCGGGGCCTGCGTCGGTACGGGTACTACCCCGAGGAGACCGTCCCGGACGCGGTTCGAGTCGACTGGTCGTTCCCGACCAACCGGATCGGCCACACCGCGGCCAAGTCGACGCCGCGACCGACGCCGGACGGCGAGACGGTCCTCGTCGCCAGCGACACCGGCCGAATCGACGCCGTCACGCCGACCGGCGAGGAGCGCTGGCACCTCGAGACGGGTGCCTCGCGGAGCCTTGGCTTTCACGGCACGCCGGCGATCGTCGACGGCGTCGCGTATCTCGGCGGCTACGACGGCGACTGTTACGCCATCGACATCGGCTCCGGCGACGTGATCTGGCGGACCACCGCCCGCGAGTTCGGCGGTGCGATCGCGATCGGCTCGAGTCCCGCGTACGTCGACGGCTCGCTGTACCTGCTCACCGAACACAAGCATCCCGCCAGCGGAACGGTGTGGGAACTCGACGCCGCGACCGGCACCCCGACGTGGAGTGACGATCGGCTGTGGGGAATGCCCCACCCCTCGCCCGCGATCGATTGTGAGACCGGCCGGCTCGTCACGGGCTCGAACGACGGCGTCGTCTACTGCTGGGAGTTTCCCTCGCTCGAGTTCGCGTGGTCGTTTCAGGCGGGCGGCGAGGGCGGCCCCGACGGGAAGTCGATGGCCGGCGGGCGGTTCAACCTCGGCGCGCAGATCAAGGGGACGATCCCGGTCTACGACGGCGCGGCGTTCGTCGGCTCGTGGGACGGCCGGTTCTACCGGCTCGACCTCGCGGACGGCAGCGAGGAGTGGTCGTTCGACACCGGCGACGTCGTCATGTCGAATCCGGCGATCGATCCCGAGGCGGGAGTCGTCTACGTCGGGGGCGACGATCATCACGTCTACGCGCTCGATACCGACAGCGGCGAGGAGTTGTGGTCTGCCAACGTGGGCGGGCACGTCATCGGCTCGCTCACGGCCACCGCGGAGACGATCCTCGTCGGCTCCTACGACACGCACCTGTACGCGCTCGATCGCGAGACCGGCGACCGGCGCTGGCGGGTCGCGAACCGCGGCCACGTCACCAGCGGTGCGATCCCCCGCGACGGGCGGATCTACTACGCCGAGCGCGGCGTCTTCTCGAACTACTACAGCGACGAGGAGACGACCCTCGAGGAGCCCGGCCGCGCCTACTGTCTGGTCGCAGACGAGTGA
- a CDS encoding 30S ribosomal protein S8e, translating to MQDQGRSTRKRTGGRLKNVRKRRKNELGRLPTETQVGEPRFRTVDARGNETKTRALATNVASVNEGDETVSAEIEDVVENDANPNYVRRNIITKGAVIETSEGRARVTSRPGQTGQVNAVLLE from the coding sequence ATGCAGGATCAGGGACGCTCTACGCGCAAGCGAACCGGCGGTCGACTGAAGAACGTTCGAAAGCGCCGGAAGAACGAACTCGGTCGACTGCCGACCGAGACGCAGGTCGGCGAACCGCGGTTCCGCACCGTCGACGCCCGCGGAAACGAGACGAAGACCCGCGCGCTGGCGACCAACGTCGCGAGCGTCAACGAGGGCGACGAGACGGTCTCGGCCGAGATCGAAGACGTCGTCGAGAACGACGCCAACCCGAACTACGTCCGCCGAAACATCATCACGAAAGGCGCCGTCATCGAGACGAGCGAGGGTCGTGCCCGCGTTACCTCCCGTCCCGGCCAGACCGGTCAGGTCAACGCCGTCCTCCTCGAGTAA
- a CDS encoding phosphate uptake regulator PhoU yields METRKVQVTGGSTYTVSLPKTWATDNGVSSGTTVEFYPEGDELLLTPERETRRQEGTLDVSGLEGEQLTRAVMTMYVSGFDVISLEAGRITTEQRSAIRGATQRLVGVEVLEETSDSVVIQDLLDSSELSIVNAVTRMRLIAQSMLEDAVTALIENDDAIAEDVIERDDDVDRLWLVVSRIFRATLRSPRAVEELGVSREDCFDFHSTARQLERIADHAVKISDIALKLDDLPADVADAVHGLHAEAASVFEQSTDALFADETEEANRLGHAALEAVFEIDEYTRRIDDMLRDLEPAQAQSLGLIVDSLSRSADYGGNIAETALQKAAPRP; encoded by the coding sequence ATGGAGACGCGCAAGGTCCAGGTGACCGGTGGGTCGACGTATACCGTTTCGCTCCCGAAAACGTGGGCGACCGACAACGGTGTCAGCAGCGGGACGACCGTCGAGTTCTATCCCGAAGGCGACGAACTCCTCCTCACGCCGGAACGCGAGACGCGCCGGCAGGAGGGTACCCTCGACGTCTCCGGCCTCGAGGGCGAACAGCTCACGCGGGCCGTGATGACGATGTACGTCAGCGGCTTCGACGTCATCTCTCTCGAGGCCGGTCGGATCACGACCGAGCAACGAAGCGCGATCAGGGGCGCGACCCAGCGGCTCGTCGGCGTCGAGGTCTTAGAGGAGACCAGCGATAGCGTGGTCATTCAGGACCTGCTCGACTCCTCGGAACTCTCGATCGTTAACGCCGTCACGCGCATGCGCTTGATCGCCCAATCGATGCTCGAGGACGCGGTGACGGCCCTGATCGAGAACGACGACGCGATCGCCGAGGACGTGATCGAGCGCGACGACGACGTCGACCGGCTCTGGCTGGTCGTCTCGCGGATCTTCCGCGCAACGTTGCGTTCGCCGCGTGCCGTCGAGGAACTCGGCGTCTCCCGGGAGGATTGCTTCGACTTTCACTCGACGGCTCGGCAACTCGAGCGGATCGCCGACCACGCCGTCAAGATCAGCGACATCGCGCTCAAACTCGACGACCTCCCGGCCGACGTCGCCGATGCCGTCCACGGGCTCCACGCCGAGGCCGCGTCGGTCTTCGAACAGTCGACCGACGCGCTGTTCGCCGACGAGACCGAGGAGGCAAACCGCCTCGGCCACGCGGCGCTCGAGGCCGTCTTCGAGATCGACGAATACACCCGCAGAATCGACGACATGTTGCGCGATCTCGAGCCCGCACAGGCCCAGTCGCTGGGGCTGATCGTCGACTCGCTCTCGCGGAGCGCCGACTACGGCGGCAACATCGCGGAGACGGCGCTGCAGAAGGCCGCCCCGCGGCCCTGA
- a CDS encoding DUF7511 domain-containing protein, with protein sequence MNGSTGGYGDRSTRQRLSTATQYATETAALESIVVRYEGRPDRCTITPRECPADDQLTTWLSADVDAFVDLSDAR encoded by the coding sequence ATGAACGGCTCAACCGGTGGTTACGGCGATCGTTCGACGCGGCAACGGCTCTCGACGGCGACGCAGTACGCGACCGAGACGGCCGCCCTCGAGTCGATCGTCGTCCGGTACGAGGGCCGGCCGGACAGATGTACGATCACCCCGCGCGAGTGTCCGGCCGACGACCAGTTGACCACGTGGCTGTCGGCGGACGTGGACGCGTTCGTCGACCTCTCGGACGCGCGCTGA
- the ppk1 gene encoding polyphosphate kinase 1 has product MNERDATADDERGGTTPGERADDQSTADDSAFAFRSMLDEDGVATSDATGSRADDAETDDGGDETAATGSDDETPNTGPDETDDGNAATPGLPEETGDGPTGVDGLGPVTEETDPSSDVADVDLSDPDYYLNRELGELAFQRRVLHEVLDDDNPLLERVKFCSIVTRNLDEFFRKRVGGLKQGIAAGVTEETPDGRTPREQWDAVLEAARPLLERQSECYREEIRPALADAGIAVVDYDDLTAVERGTVREYFESSVLPTLTPLTFDPAHPFPFISNQSLSLAVLTRERPGAELTFSRVKIPRNQLRFVQLGDERRYVLLEDVVRANLELLFPDVEVVDTALFRVTRNAEVRRNEEVAEDLIERIEEVIEERRFATAVRLEIEPDAPRKVREILTRELELDEREVFELDGPLDYRDFADLTDLDRPDLKLPEWSPQPHPRLGRCDDATNVFDAISERDVLVHHPYHSFEGTVQRFLEAAANDPDVLAIKAAIYRTASDSRVIESLIEAAHNGKQVAVMVELKARFDEENNLEWAKKLEEEGIHVAYGTIGYKTHTKTSLVVREEDDGVRLYSHVGTGNYHSETAKSYEDLGLLTADRDIGQDLVRLFNYFTGHSMHRDYRDLLIAPGNMRDRFTELIRAETERARNGEEARIVAKMNRLEDPELVRELYEASMAGVDIDLLVRDICRLRPGLEGISETIDVYSVVGRFLEHSRIFYFRAGGEDRYYIGSADWMTRNLDNRVEAVAPIEDPRLQGRLETILETLLADDRNRWVMRSDGTYDRCRSAEGSTTDAHETFMRSTIHDADRDRRTDLGD; this is encoded by the coding sequence ATGAACGAACGAGACGCGACAGCCGACGACGAACGGGGTGGAACGACCCCGGGGGAACGGGCAGACGACCAGTCGACCGCCGACGACTCCGCGTTCGCGTTCCGATCGATGCTCGACGAGGACGGCGTGGCCACCTCGGACGCGACCGGCTCGAGGGCCGACGACGCGGAAACCGACGACGGCGGTGACGAGACCGCGGCTACCGGTTCCGACGACGAGACGCCGAATACGGGACCGGACGAGACCGACGACGGCAACGCTGCTACGCCGGGTCTCCCCGAGGAGACCGGTGACGGCCCGACCGGCGTCGACGGGCTCGGTCCCGTGACCGAGGAGACCGACCCGTCGTCCGACGTCGCCGATGTCGACCTCTCGGACCCCGACTACTACCTGAACCGCGAACTCGGCGAACTCGCCTTTCAGCGGCGGGTCCTCCACGAGGTCCTCGACGACGACAACCCGCTGTTAGAGCGCGTGAAATTCTGCTCGATCGTCACGCGAAACCTCGACGAGTTCTTCCGCAAGCGCGTCGGCGGCTTGAAACAGGGGATCGCGGCCGGCGTCACCGAGGAGACGCCCGACGGCCGCACGCCCCGCGAGCAGTGGGACGCCGTCCTCGAGGCGGCCCGGCCGCTGCTCGAGCGCCAGAGCGAGTGTTACCGCGAGGAGATCCGCCCTGCGCTGGCCGATGCGGGCATCGCCGTCGTCGACTACGACGACCTGACCGCGGTCGAACGCGGGACGGTTCGCGAGTACTTCGAGAGTTCGGTGCTGCCGACGCTGACCCCGCTGACGTTCGATCCGGCCCATCCGTTCCCGTTCATCTCGAACCAGAGCCTCTCGCTGGCGGTGCTGACGCGGGAACGACCCGGCGCGGAGCTGACCTTCTCCCGGGTGAAGATCCCGCGCAACCAGCTCCGGTTCGTCCAACTCGGCGACGAGCGGCGGTACGTCCTCCTCGAGGACGTCGTCCGGGCGAACCTCGAACTGCTCTTCCCGGACGTCGAGGTGGTCGACACCGCCCTGTTTCGCGTGACCCGCAACGCCGAGGTCCGGCGCAACGAGGAGGTCGCCGAGGACCTGATCGAGAGGATCGAGGAGGTCATCGAGGAGCGACGCTTCGCCACCGCCGTCCGCCTCGAGATCGAACCCGACGCCCCACGGAAGGTCCGCGAGATCCTCACGCGGGAACTCGAACTCGACGAGCGGGAGGTGTTCGAACTCGACGGGCCGCTCGACTACCGGGACTTCGCGGATCTGACCGACCTCGATCGGCCGGACCTGAAACTCCCCGAGTGGTCGCCACAGCCTCACCCCCGGCTGGGGCGGTGTGACGACGCGACGAACGTCTTCGACGCGATCAGCGAGCGCGACGTCCTCGTCCATCATCCCTACCACTCCTTCGAGGGGACCGTCCAGCGATTCCTCGAGGCCGCGGCCAACGATCCCGACGTGCTGGCGATCAAGGCGGCGATCTACCGGACCGCCAGCGATTCGCGGGTCATCGAGAGCCTGATCGAGGCCGCCCACAACGGCAAGCAGGTCGCGGTCATGGTCGAGTTGAAGGCCCGCTTCGACGAGGAGAACAACCTCGAGTGGGCAAAGAAACTCGAGGAGGAGGGGATCCACGTCGCCTACGGGACGATCGGGTACAAGACTCACACCAAGACCTCGCTGGTCGTCCGCGAGGAGGACGACGGCGTCCGGCTCTATTCCCACGTCGGGACCGGCAACTACCACTCCGAGACGGCCAAGAGCTACGAGGACCTGGGGCTGCTGACCGCCGACCGGGACATCGGACAGGACCTCGTCAGGCTGTTCAACTACTTCACCGGCCACTCGATGCACCGGGACTACCGGGACCTGCTGATCGCGCCGGGGAACATGCGCGATCGGTTCACCGAACTGATCCGGGCCGAAACCGAACGAGCCCGCAACGGCGAGGAAGCGCGGATCGTCGCCAAGATGAACCGCCTCGAGGATCCCGAACTCGTCCGGGAACTCTACGAAGCCTCGATGGCCGGCGTCGACATCGACCTGCTCGTCCGTGACATCTGTCGGCTCCGGCCCGGGCTCGAGGGGATCAGCGAGACGATCGACGTCTACAGCGTCGTCGGTCGCTTTCTCGAACACTCGCGGATCTTCTACTTCCGAGCCGGCGGCGAGGACCGCTACTACATCGGGTCGGCCGACTGGATGACCCGCAACCTCGACAACCGGGTCGAGGCGGTGGCACCGATCGAGGATCCGCGGCTCCAGGGGCGACTCGAGACGATCCTCGAGACGCTGCTCGCCGACGATCGGAACAGGTGGGTAATGCGTTCGGACGGCACCTACGACCGCTGTCGATCCGCCGAGGGCTCGACGACCGACGCCCACGAGACGTTCATGCGATCGACGATACACGACGCAGATAGGGATCGGCGAACCGATCTCGGCGACTGA